From the Candidatus Binatia bacterium genome, the window GTCGCAGCGGTGGTGCGAGGCCAACGCCAGGTGCAGTGCGTCTCCGGCGGGATCTCGGGGCATGACTTTGCGAGCAATGTAGGTCCGGACGATCTCAGCAACCGCCGCTTCGACAGGCACCAAAGGAAGGCGTTCGATGAGACGCAGGCAGTCTTCCCGAGCCGGGAAATCTCCGCGCGTCAGCTCTTCGATCACGGGCGCGCTCGTCACCAGTTCGTATCTGTCGCCGGCACTCTCCCACCACCTGCGGGTCCATCCACGCCGTGCCACCATCTCCGGGTCGGATCGTGCCTCGAAGTAAAAACTCGGGATGGTAGTTTCGATGTAAGTGCGCTTCCGCATGACTTATGTCATGACTTATGTCCCGCAAGGCGCGAATGGGGTCGTTCTACTAGTGCGTTCAGTTCGCCGCCTTCTGCCTCGTTCCCTTGATGATCGTGAGCTGCCAAGCGGAGGTCGGCGGTGCGTTCCCGGTATCCGCGATGAACGCTGTGCGCGCGAGCTTCTTCGTGGTGGCAAGGACGCGCGCCGAGCCTTTGCTGATGGACCCCGCGGCTAGGTCTGAGTTGATCGAGATCCCCGCGGCTGCGCTCCCGAAGGTCACCGTAGCGCCGGGGGCGACGCTGAGTGACGTTGCCACCGGGTCGTTGGCCGCCCAGCCACCGCTAGATCCGAAGACTTCTACGCCGACGGTGACAGGTGTTGCGTCGAGGTTCGTGCAGGTGATGAAGGCCGCGAGAAATCCGGTGTCGATATAGCCCGGTACCGTGAGGACGTGCTGGGTGAAAGGCGCCGAAAGCGGGCTGTCGACGACGCCGGCCTTGGCGGCGGGGGCCAGGAGCAGGAGGACTACAGCAATAAGGAGGACTTCGCGGAGGCCGTTCTCGACTGACCGAACACGCGTTGGACTGAATCGCTGCATAGGTGTGACCTCCATCGACCGACAATATTG encodes:
- a CDS encoding type II toxin-antitoxin system VapC family toxin, with protein sequence MRKRTYIETTIPSFYFEARSDPEMVARRGWTRRWWESAGDRYELVTSAPVIEELTRGDFPAREDCLRLIERLPLVPVEAAVAEIVRTYIARKVMPRDPAGDALHLALASHHRCDFLVTWNCRHLANANKFEHIRRVNTMLGVFVPALVTPLELLGDDDEENG